ACTAACTCATTGTATAGGTTGATATAAGCGTATGTTTCTAACTGTGAGCTGCTCACTGTATACACATTTGAGCTGAGAGCataagagaaaattatttactttaaaaagctgTGAGAGTTCGCTAAAATTAACAGTACATCTCCCTCTGCTGGACTtaacatgaaatgaaacaaaaaagtcatTAACTGTACTTACTTTCCAGCAGTTTACAGATTTCATGCATAGGAATAGTAGCTAATTTTTATAGTAATTTGGGGAATGGAAATTAGCTTGATGATCAAAACCAGAGTTTATCTGAAGTTGCAGTTATTGCTTCCTTAGGTGTCAGATGCAAGTGGATCCATGAAGTTGTCAGTGGTAGCAGAGGAAAACCCCTTCTCCATGGCTATGCTTTTGTCAGAGGAATGCTTCATCCTGGACAATGGTGCTGCAAGGAAGATCTTTGTGTGGAAAGGTAAGAGGACACTCCTGTTGGAAATGCAGAAGGTACACAGTTCTAATGAGTCAATACAGCATCTGCTGAATAGCCAACATCTTTACTGACTGGACACAGTACCCATAATATGGGCATGGTTCTGCCTTGGCATGGTCAGTGGGCAAGGACTGCTCATATCAGTGAGGGCTTTGAGAATGTGTCCTGTCTAAAGATCCTGTCTATTTTTAAGACATCTGTAAGCTTAATGCTTAAATGCTTATCTAAGTAGCAATTACAAACCAAACGTAAAGAATCCTGCAGATCTTATGCATTGCCACCAAATATCCATCtttaaatgaaatgagaaatatgGGCTTTGAAGGTTTGATAACAAGTAGGCATTATATTTCCATACCTTTATTCGTGGGGGTGTGAAATTGAAAGGTGAGCAATAATTAGAGTCTCCATCTTCCAGGGACCAactgaaaatatgcttttttgttgttgttgttgttgtttttctcccaaatatttctctgtgttattATCAATGCTGGTAGGACTATCTGCAGTCATTTTAATGGATCATTTTCCCAGAGGGGAATTGATGAATTAGGTCTGGACATTGTACTTGTACTTGTACACCATTTTGCTATGGTGATGCATTTAACATTGAGTATCTCTCTCGCCTCCTTCCTGCCCCccttcctttgttttgtgtctgaggtatttacatttctttctgccatGTGAAATAGCAAATAATTAATCAATGCAGTTGTCAAACTTCTGAATCCAGGAAGTATTGGAAGTATTGTAAGCATTCTGCTTGAGTAGGTATTTGCATTCAGGGATGTaacctttaaaaattaatatctGGGGGGTATTGTGCTCAGAGACCTGAGCCTGATTCCTGGTTTTCCCTCTTCAACTGACAGCTCCTGGAAGAACAAAGCCAATAGGATGAGGCAATCATATACATTGTAGGTCTTGTGAATGTGGCCCTACTGTTCCTTTGTGTATCCTCACTTTGCTGTCACTGATAATGATAATGTGTCAGAAACTAAAATACCAAAAACTCATTAATCTGCAAGTCTCACCCTTGCACGGGAAGACTGCAGTTATCATCTCTGCTGGAAATCTTCAGACCACTAAAGCTGTGGAGTGTGAATTACTTTGCTAATAGTCTCATTCAGAACTGAATACAATGAATAGCGTATCAGAGCATCCTGGTAGACTAAGAAGTCTTTAAAGCATAGTCGTTGACAGCCAGCTGGAACTgataccaaaaataaataaataaataaataaatcatccCATTGAGGTTTTCAGAGATCTCCAATAGTGAATAAAGCTGAGCAAGGAGGAATGGGTGGGTAAGAGTGATGATGAAGTGCCCAGTACAGCCAGATAGAAGAGGAGTTTCATTTACTTAGAAGTAGTAGAATCGTAGTGGTGCCTAAGGAAGGAAGGGCAGTTCTGGAGAGCAGCTTCATTTAACACATTGCGGCACAGAAGGTGGGGATTCACAGAAAGTTCCCTGAGAATTCAGGTTTTTTCAAAACCATTCAGGTGCTGGTTTTGGTTGTTCAGCTTTGTGTGGATCTCATTACTCATGTTGCGTTTGGTCAAGATGGAGGCATGAGCAGTGTTGAAGAGAATCTGGCTCAAGGGCATCGTGTTTTAACAAGGCATATGAGCTCACTGCCTTTTCTCATGTATTGTTCTTGTCTTTTAACCAGGCAAAGATGCTAACCCACAGGAAAGAAAGGCTGCCATGAAGAATGCTGAAGCATTCATACAGCAGATGAATTATCCTGCCAACACACAGGTGCAATCTATTTATGAGATGGTAGCAAGAGATAATGAATTCTTTTaaagactttgtttttaaatcagagaagaaaaaaaaaaaaaaaaaaaaagtatggatTAAGGGCATACAAGTCAATAAGGGCAATGTTTTATTGACAAATAATTCAGaagagttttcatttcagtaaccacaacagctgtgttttcattcCATCTCAtgtttcctgtttcatttcagattcAAGTGCTTCCAGAAGGAGGTGAAACGCCaattttcaaacaatttttcAAGGACTGGAGGGATAAAGATCAAAGCGATGGCTTTGGCAAAGTATACGTCACAGAGAGAGTGGCTAAAATTGAGCAGATTGAATTTGATGCTACCAAGTTACATGAGTCTCCACAAATGGCTGCACAGCATAACATGATAGATGATGGCTCAGGGAAAGTACAGGTACTTTTTCTGTTGTAATTAACACCCATCTAATTTCCATCTACCCAGTTTGTTCTCCTCCTCGCAATAGGTTAAACTGCTACTGTATGTTTTTCCATTTAAGCTATTATGTTATGTAAAACTACATTAATGGTTACTCCTACCAACAGACAAGGAACTTTGAAGTGGAAAATGAATCTCTTTGTCAGCAGTATGCTGGCATGTAATATTATTTCTATGTTCATGAAAGATGTAGCAGTCatcagaagaaatcaaacagcAGAAACGTCTCCCgtttaataaaatacttctaaaagaaatactttaaatatgATCCTTAACTTAAAGGAACACTTCTAGTCCACATCATCTTGAAATCTGGAATGGGCAAACTTGCCTTTGGAGTCTGAAATCAATTTATCTACATATCTTATTGTATCTGTCCTGTCTGCTTCTTTGTCTCTAGTGGGTTTCTGAAGTAGCCTGAATTTGGAAAGAATACGATGACTTTAGAGTCTTTCTAAATCTATTCATATCCCATTGAAATCTCTTTGGATTAGTCTTTTGTATAATCAAAGGAATACATTTGGACTACAGAGGCCTAGCTTGGAACTGCATCAACACACCTTGTTGAATACAGGTCTGAATTCTGGGATCCTGAAAGTAAGAGGAAGAATAAATGCTCACAGTCTTATTggcttattttctgcatttatgaCCTCATACTTGGGATGGCCCATGGATTTTAGCAACTTAGATCTGAAGcactttttatttataatttcaaCAGCACGTTTTTGAAGGGCAGCTGTTAGCTGAGTTGATCTGTAGATAATCAAATACAAGAAATCTGTAAAATTGCATCTTGAATACCTCCCCCAAACACTATTATAGTTCTACTGGGAAGCATAATGTTGTGACATACTTGTTATACTATCAGCTTAAGACATTAAGAAAGTAAGTTCAAATATAGCATTATGAAATGACATTAAAGCATCAAGTCAAAGAACAGTGTACTGCAGTGGTTCATTCATCATTATTCATCCATTCAGTGGATGTAGGGTGCATCTTTCTTGGTCATGTACTGTAACGtttgggaagagaagaaaagctgcttaaGGTATGATAGAATAAATTGCATCTTGAAGAGGCTCAAGATGACATTTAGCAttttgcagtgatttctgtgttttcccagATCTGGCGTGTGGAAAGCAGTGGCAGAGTTCCTGTGGAACCCGAGACATACGGACAGTTCTATGGTGGTGACTGTTACATCATCCTTTACACTTATCCTAAAGGGCAGATCATCTACACATGGTATGTGAGGACAGCTTTGCACAGACCTCCAGTATGTGGATATTATTTCATGCTGACTTTGTGTCCTGTTGAGAAGAGTCGCCTGTCGATGCAGGGTTATTTACTATGTCTTGACATGCAGTATAATCTCTAGACCATTTGGAACCCGGGCTCAaccactgttttttgttttgttttttacaatgTCTTTCTCAGGCAAGGAGCCTGTGCTACAAAAGATGAACTGACTGCATCTGCATTTCTGACTGTTCAGCTCGACCGGTCATTGAATGATCAGGCTGTGCAGGTTAGTGTCTTTGGGATGACACTGAACAGAGCATACAGTATGGATGCTGAGACAATAACTGAAAGGAGATAGTGTTTGAAGACAGGGAATAACAACTGCTAATGGTGACCCCTTCTGCGCATGCATTTGTCGTGCATCAAGATATTTAACTTCCTTTCAGTGCATAAACTGCCTGAAATTACTTGTATTTTACCACAGCTTAATGGCATGATGATTAGCCATGAAGCACTGTAAATCTATCTCACAGCTCACTCTGCAAGGAATTGCGCATGTTGCCATACTGATGTTTTTTGATAATGCTTAGCTTAGTTGCAGAAAACAGATGTATCTCCTTAGTTGCAAAAACAAATGAGTTTGTATTCAAACACTCTTTGTCATCGACCCATTTGTACAGATGCCAGTTACTTGAACTCAGTTgagttcttgtttgtttgtttttttccagcttttcccttttattttcttcatatgacTAATACTGTTTGATCCTCATATTTatcttcaaatccatatcttaCTTGTTGGCATTAGCCAACACTGGGTAGGTGGAGCAGTggaaagtgttttattttcacagaagaGCTCAAGCAGGAAGATGACTAGGGACAGGCAGGGATTTTCTAGGCACTAGAAGGTAATTCTTTATTCCCCATCCTTTTGTTACCAATGTAAGGGTTTCCCCTACCCAGCAAAGTACAGTAATCTTAAAAGGCAGATTACACTTCTGTCTATTACTCAGTTATAATTTAATAGTTAATTATAATAAGGAAAGTTTAAAATACTTCCAGTTAATTATTCCTTGAAGTATTCCTAACATATGTTCTGTCTTTGGACTGAGCTCAGCACCATACAGTCTTATCTCATACCTATAACCAGTACTGCAGTAATAACAACATTACAATTAAATAGCTGCAATAATATGATTAAGAAGCTGTTTTATTAGagctgtgtgtgtataaatatacaCGTGTTAAATACAGGTAATCTATTCTAGGTAGGCATGTATATGCTTATAAATACACAAGTATATATGCATGTGTGGATTAGTATGTATATACATGCTTACCTAAAATATATTACCTGTACTTAATGTGTATTTAAGCGCTGTTGGAAAGGTTTGAATGTATTATTTCTGCTCACTAGATGGCACTACAGTACAAATTTTTTAAAACGCCATgacagcatttgttttgctggaatGTTTCCCTCAGcgcatttcttctgtgttgtttttggttgtttggttttttttgtttggtcaTTTGTAAAATCCTGCCACAGTTTTGCAGCTTGGTATCCATAAGCATACATGTTAGGTGTCCCAATCAGGTAATGTTCTCAGTGCTTCCTTGGCAGCCCTGCATGACCTGCCAGTCTGCAGCAGCCCTTCCCTGGccctctgctgcttccagcctGACAAGGCAGGGCTCAGGTGATGGCACCAGGGTTCTGCAGTGTGCTCATACTGAGCTCCACTGCCTCTGGCTGAGTACAGCAGCATCTTCAGCCTGGCACTGCCATGTCCCCTGGGTGTTTCACATAGGAAGCAGATCTAGTATGGCCCCAAAAGACAGGCATGgttcctccctgtgctgctgcctttcactGCCTTCCTGACAAGCAGCTTTCTATTTATCTCCTTTTATCCCCCTGTCCCAATCAGCTTTTCTCTGCTCCCatctttccttttgccttcATTTCACACAAGACATGAGTCACTTTTCCTTGTATAAAGCAAGGGGAACTTGCATACAAAATCTATATACCACGTAGTCTTTAGCTATcacagtttttgtttccttaggTGGAAAAAGACAGAGGATACTGTCATAAAGGGAGAATTAACAATTGTATGCAAGTAACTTTTACAGTACATTAACCTAAAAACAGCAATTCTTTGTAGCTCAGTGTTCATTGCAATGGCAACAATGTCTTCCGTATCTGTAATGGAAGTTCCCTTTGGTCATCCATGTTATTCATGTAAGATGGGTTTATACTAATCTTTTTCATCACACTACAGATGAATGCACACATAGAAAAAGCAATCAGGATGAACAACTGCCCTCTTCTGTTTAAATGCACAGCCCTCAAAATATCAGGTTATTTTTTTAGTGGAATTAAGTGGCACTATGAAGCTCCATGAAACAACAGTTCTTttgaaaaaatgcaattttctcATTACAGTAGATAGCAGACTTTTTAATCAGTGAGACATTATGTTAGAGGTTTGAATCCTGTCTGTGTGTTGGTGTGATTGACAATAAATCTCACAACTACTCTAACTTTAACGTGTCTGGAACTATATTTTATAGCTTCTCAGTTTGCCAGTTCTTGTACTTGCCAGCACTCCTAGTTTTATTAGCTAACATCCTCTATGCTATTCAGTAAAGCCTAAAAATAATTACCCATGTCTTCTTCTctctattatttcatttctttatgtatGTACAGATTCGAGTCAGTCAAGGCAAAGAACCTCCCCATTTACTGAGCCTGTTCAAAAATAAACCACTTATTGTCTACAAGAATGGGACATCCAAGAAGGAAGGTCAGAAACCTGCTCCACCCACACGGCTCTTCCAAATCCGCAGGAACCTAATGTCCATTACCAGGATTGCTGAGGTAAGGTCACCCGCTAAATAATATGGTATGGCTGCCATGAGCTGCTCTGATGATCTCTGTTGAATAGTCTAGTATGAACACAACTCTAAAAACCACTGCTCTGTATGACCAACCTATCTCAAAGATCAAAGGGAATAAAGTATAACTGGCTACAACCAATCTGCTTGTTGCAGAGGATACTGTAAGAAACTACGTAGTGAGCAGCCAGCTGACAAAGAACAGACAATCAGCAATTAATGACACAGTCTTTCCTACTGCCAGAGTCCTAAGATCTGTCCTTTGAGTCAGATCATAGTTTCAAGAGAAGTTCTTCTCTAATTGATGTCAGTATAAATCCAGGAAGTTTTCAAATTAAGGAAGCATCGCTGATTACCATCTGTATGAATGTTTTATATAATCATTCAAAAGAGTGACCCACATTATTTGAAAATGGGAAGagtaaaaacagtttctttcttgATGTTGTAGGTTGATGTTGATGCAATGTCACTGAATTCCAATGATACCTTTGTTCTGAAACTTCCAAACAACACTGGTTACACCTGGGTGGGAAAAGGAGCAAACAAAGAAGAGGAACAAGGAGCTCAATACATTGCTAGTGTTCTTAAATGCCAGACTGCTAGGATTAATGAAGGCCAGGAACCAGGTTGGTTTGAAGCCATGCAGTCTCTAATGGGCAGCTGGGGAAATACAGCACTGTATGGAAATAGAGCCTAAATGTTTTTCACAATTATGTATTTTCTAAGCAGAACCATATGCTCACTCTCTCCCTTTGAAAATCTAACACAACATTTTACAATGAAATCTATCTGGAATTGGCTGATGCAGAAGTAGTGCAATGCCCTGGAAGTCTGtagggcagcagcaggtgctgcagagcaaTGTGGTCCTTTCTTAGCCCATGGTGACCAGGAGGGGAACAAGGCATTGCTCTATGTAAGTCTGCAAGCAACACCTCTATTGTTATTTTGACAAACTGGAAGaagaactgtaagaaaatgcACTCATCTTTGAGGCAGCAAATAAGATGCTGTTCAGGGATTCTTGAAATAGTATCAAGCAGAACCATGAAATGTTAAATCATCTGCTATATAAattatgtattatatatttCAGAGGAATTCTGGAAAGCACTTGGAggtaaaaagaaatatcagacTTCATCACAGCTTTTGACAAAGGCTGAAGATCATCCTCCTCGTCTGTATGGTTGTTCGAATAAGACTGGCAGATTTATTGTAAGTGTATAATGGATACTTTCCCCTTTCTTTAATAGTGTAATTTCTGACATGTTTTATCTTGGGAACCAACAGGTATTAAGTGAATTTGGGGACCTGGCTTTTCTTTGTGTAGTTAGTAGCGCTTAGCAAGAGCTAGAGAGTTGAAGCTTGATGCTCTGAATCAATCAAAgtgcagagaagagaagagacagaagaatTAATACTGATGATGTTTGTAcagcctgctccagctgcagacTGGAGGCTTGCAGATGCAAAAAAGATGAGGCATTTGCCTAGTGAAAAGCAATTGTGCTCTTGCAGAACATTGCCTGACTGCTAtcatttctctgaaaaagtGCAAGTCAGCGCCTTTCCCCTTACGTGTCTGACAGTGGGGggtgaggaaaagaaacatcctAAACCCCCGCCAGAAATCCTTACTAGCCTAAATTTCCTGTAGAGACCTGTGCTCGGGGAGGTAGGAGGAAATATCCAGAACTGTGTGCTGGATATTAAGTGTATGGATTAGGCTTAATTACTTACCATATTCTGGGCAGGTGTTACTCTTTGGAAAAGATGAACTAATTTTTAGATAGGCAACATAGTTGGCTACCATCTCTGCAGTTTCCTTAAGAGAAATCTCATTCATACCATGGGCGATAATACAAATTGGATCCTTTAATAAGGACTTGAAAATCCTATAAGAATAGTAAAGCACATTCTTCTAGCAAGCTTCTAAAATACTCCTGTGAAACACAGTGGGAGGAACCAGTCTCACTATAATAGCCTGCTGGCAGCTATGCACTagcttggttttctgttttaaattccTTCCAAATTTGTGCAGTTCCATAtctctcatttcatttccttagTACTTGACTCACCGCTGTCAGAGCTCACCACTACAAGGGGGTCAGATCACTCAGAGCTTCTGGCCACCACATCATGGTAGAGAGCAAAAAGGACTGACTTTTGCACTGATTCCAATCCCTCTGGTACTCCTGCATGACCAAGCATAGCCAAACGCTTGATAGACCTTTACAATTAGCAGGCCATCTATTAGCTACATTATTAGGTCTCCTGCTCATACAGATGAAAATTCAACTGCTTTCTTGTCTGCCTGTAAATCCCTGGAAGAAGCAAGCAGTCTGTATTTCCTCTGGGGGCTAATTCTTAATGGCTTATTTAACTATCGTGTCTCATTTTCAAGTGACTGGAAAGCATACTTGCATGTGTATTTCACCACTAAGCTCACCCACTGCAAATCAGAgcagtttatttattaatgaatgTAAGCTGCACAAATACATCAGCTGTAAAATTGGTTTAGTTAGTTTGGTACATGTCGCACTATGGAaatctctgtcttttccttctggCAAACTTCAGTCCTAATTCACAATGGTGacaatttcctttaaaaaatatctgtggTCTGTCCAAAATCAGAATGTCCTGAGAAgtcattaaagcaaaaaaataccCACCAGTGTGTCCTTTTTAGATTGAGGAGGTCCCAGGAGAATTCACTCAGGATGATTTGGCTGAAGATGATGTCATGTTACTAGATGCTTGGGAGCAGGTAAGCTGCGTGCTTTACCactgttcctttttttgtttgttttttgtttggttgttttgtggTAACAAGAATTCATTCTTAACAACTTAGCACGTAAGATGGGAGGAAAGATCATAATTctgaggttttgctttctttaaattgTATCACTGGGAGCTGTATTTTCTGAGCTCTATGATGTGTTAATGTGAATATACGTTGACTGAATTTCTAAGTATAATGTGACACCACAGCAGACACTTCCCATTAAAACCAATGGAGGCTGCAAGTTTATAAGCTCCAGGATTGAGGCTCTTGATAATGTTCTTGACTTCATTTCTAagatttattaattttaagaaagaagttcactgcaaaaaaaaatggtatAGATAAGCCACAAAATCAATGTAGCAGCATTAACTATGCAAAAATCTTATTAGAGAAGGGGACAAATGCTGGACCTTAACATAGGTTACTTCAGAAGAACTGAGTTGAGGGTGACAGAAATAATCTCCATCATTTTCCTGGGTtcagacaaaactgaaaatgttgaGAGATTTTTACATGGCAAGCAAACTTAGTGTAAGTGTGGATAACACATCCATGTCTCACATTCTCTCTATTCATTCTCTGCACCTTGGAGGAAAATGGGGAGAACATCATGTTTTACCTGCCTTCCTCAGCCTAACTTTCAAGGGAAAAAGGCTGAGATTTTAGGAAATGCAAAGGAATGTGTTTGGCCCATTCAAgaaggagcagaggggaaggcaGTATTAAGAGCTGGGTGGGAAGGTGTTGGGATATACTGACTCAGATAGGAGTGGAAGGAATGTGGGAATAGAATCTGGTTTCCAAAAGGATGtttggagggaaggaagaaagaaagaaggaaaaaaaaaagtggagatTGCAGACTGAGGCTCTGGAAGTGGGTTATTCACTGAAGTATTTGATTACCCTGAGTAGCATCTGTCTCAGGGCACAAGTGTTGATGCATACACAGAGCCTCATCCAGAGACAGCTCCTGTTCAGCACCTTTACCTGTACCCAAAGAGCAATTTCCTTGCAAACTTGGAAAAGATGACCACAGAAAACGTAATTAAGAGTTCCTTTTATCTGAGAGCATCAAGGCCGGAATTCCAATGTCAAGAGAGTGGTGAAATTGTTGAGTATAGTTCTGCATTCTctagcaacagaaaaacaacacacattAATTTTGGTTTACGAGACTCGTGTATCTCTGCAGTACTTTCATAGAATATATTATTTCTCCTAGTGGAATcaacagttttgtgttttgccTACTGCACATAAAATCCTAATAAAAACACAAGAGCTAAAGCTTTCTCTCCTCTGTTTGCAGGTTTTTGTCTGGATTGGGAAAGACGCTAATGAAACTGAACGACAGGAATCAGTTAAATCTGGTAAATCAAATCAGTTTGGCAGAATTCTGAGGGAAGTAGCATCAATAGTgcttaaacaaatgaaaagatactgaagaagaaatgtagTTCCATTTACAGTGTTGTTTAAAAGAGTTATTGAGCTTATTAGAATTTAACCccagaaaagattattttctcctttaaatgtaatttaaaactCATGTATCTTTCTTATCTCTAAATTTATGAAGAGCAAAATTAATCAGAGctttttaaaagtgaatgtAGGAGAGCTCAGTTAAaagaaactgcactgaaaataaaatgaggtaTTACTGACTGAATGTATAGTCAAAGGAAAGCCAACAAATCTCCAACAGTCTGCATTGCCACCCTTGGAGGAGGAAATTCCTATTGCAGAACAAATCAAGACAGTTTACCTGGAATGCAACTCCTTGAAAAATCCTGTGTCATCTTTAGTGTTATTTCTTATACCTGAGCCTTCTTGATGGAATTGCTGCTAAAAATGCTTGCAGGCATTCCCTCAAAGCAGCTAAGGTTGCCTTGCTGCATTTCCAGTAGGTATTGATATTACACTGAGATGTCAGGCCATCTGTACTGAATGTGCATTCAAAGCTTTTGCATGGCAAAAATGGGAATGAAGGTTGTGCATTTGCACAGCACCAGCAAATGTGTTCTCCCAgtcaaaaaccaaaacacagacGTATGGCAGTGGGCTGACCAGAATAATAATCACTTTTTTGACTCTTGTGGAAAATTCTTTTACTGGCAGCTGGGAGAAATCAGCAATTACTGGATCATTTCATTACCTTTGAAATAATTGGATGGAATACTTTATTATAATAGCCCTGGGTTCTTTCTCTTAAGCctttgatgtattttttatgCCAAAGGAATTAACtaatattttacatgttttatttccccctGTTTTTAGCCAAGCGTTATATCGAAACAGACCCTTCTGGCAGAGAGAAGGGGACCCCCATCGTTATTGTGAAGCAGGGACATGAGCCTCCAACCTTCACAGGCTGGTTCCTGGCTTGGGATTCcagcaaatggaaaaactgaGCTACCCAAGAGAGCTTCAGCTTCAAGCCAAAGAACCATGAGTGCGCAACTATTTTCTAGTACTTTTAAGCATAAGCTTATGCAACAACACGATGCAGATGTTGTTACCCTTTGCTGAGCTTTGATATATTTATATGAATAACTTAGCAGTTCTCAGTGCTGGATAGGGTAAGTGATAATTGTCAGCTGAGGTGGGTGGGGCTTTTCAGGTA
The window above is part of the Coturnix japonica isolate 7356 chromosome 2, Coturnix japonica 2.1, whole genome shotgun sequence genome. Proteins encoded here:
- the SCIN gene encoding adseverin — protein: MAPERPPPAFEGAGKENGLQVWRVERLELVPVPPSRHGDFFVGDAYLVLYTVRRGAATAYRLHYWLGKECTQDESTAAAIFTVQLDDYLGGKPVQSREIQGYESNEFVSYFKGGIKYKAGGVASGFNHVVTNDLSAQRLLHIKGRRVVRATEVPLTWASFNKGDCFIIDLGNEIYQWCGSSCNKYERLKATQVAVGIRDNERNGRSRLITVEEGSEPDELITVLGAKPELPECSDDDDEMADIANRKSAKLYMVSDASGSMKLSVVAEENPFSMAMLLSEECFILDNGAARKIFVWKGKDANPQERKAAMKNAEAFIQQMNYPANTQIQVLPEGGETPIFKQFFKDWRDKDQSDGFGKVYVTERVAKIEQIEFDATKLHESPQMAAQHNMIDDGSGKVQIWRVESSGRVPVEPETYGQFYGGDCYIILYTYPKGQIIYTWQGACATKDELTASAFLTVQLDRSLNDQAVQIRVSQGKEPPHLLSLFKNKPLIVYKNGTSKKEGQKPAPPTRLFQIRRNLMSITRIAEVDVDAMSLNSNDTFVLKLPNNTGYTWVGKGANKEEEQGAQYIASVLKCQTARINEGQEPEEFWKALGGKKKYQTSSQLLTKAEDHPPRLYGCSNKTGRFIIEEVPGEFTQDDLAEDDVMLLDAWEQVFVWIGKDANETERQESVKSAKRYIETDPSGREKGTPIVIVKQGHEPPTFTGWFLAWDSSKWKN